A section of the Proteiniborus ethanoligenes genome encodes:
- a CDS encoding N-acetylmuramoyl-L-alanine amidase, producing the protein MKKLIAVLMVFVMVIGVGNSVIAQTQQASMKVSINGKQVSVATANVTFNGAPIESDIPPMIVNDRILVPIRAIGNHLNADVGWNQESKEATIKTTNQEIILKVNSPMVLVNGVQKEIPYGIPAMLVNDARIMVPLRFVSEVLGCNVDWEQSTRTGIITTSTNEITGISVESSQDGNPKIILTTNAAIEYSERFMSEPDRLVIDINNSRLSISDKSIVDSNGLVHINVNKSPVKSVRLAQFSDNPQIIRLVIDLDGKIDYNIIASDDEKLVTISFLNNVKNISSKRINGRNAVVIENTEEAKYNMFRLSNPERVVIDILDSKLWTDSLQIDVDNEFIHRIRSSQFKPNNGSNNDKIVRVVLDIKEIEENANVMVDYRNKDIVVFVDDGNYKNIAYSNESKDEGIIEISLEKNRDYAIDYNEKSRHMEIKIDKDAVDIENGIMTINDENISSIIVDEEEEYKKITISFKGKIDYNLSSELDSSIIKILFKKIEENNGSKLIVIDAGHGGKDPGTTGPISKVKEKDLNLKVALKLDRKLRELGFRTILTRDKDEWIDLYERADIANRNDADAFVSIHFNSNKDKEIAGIQTYYCPAFSSEMKEGDNYPFAKAIHDAMLSGLNSKDKDIIKKPEFVVVRETKMVAVLLELGFVTNPAEEQLLITDAYHEKAAQAIANGIVKYFNEIGK; encoded by the coding sequence ATGAAGAAATTAATTGCAGTTCTTATGGTGTTTGTTATGGTTATAGGAGTAGGAAATAGTGTAATAGCCCAAACTCAACAAGCATCTATGAAGGTTAGTATTAATGGCAAGCAGGTTAGTGTAGCTACTGCTAACGTAACATTTAATGGAGCACCTATTGAATCAGACATACCTCCAATGATTGTCAATGACAGGATATTAGTTCCTATAAGAGCTATAGGAAACCATCTAAATGCTGATGTAGGCTGGAATCAGGAAAGTAAGGAGGCTACTATAAAAACAACAAATCAAGAGATTATATTGAAGGTAAACAGTCCTATGGTTCTAGTAAATGGAGTACAAAAGGAAATACCCTATGGAATTCCAGCAATGCTAGTAAATGATGCAAGAATCATGGTTCCATTAAGATTTGTATCAGAAGTATTAGGATGTAATGTAGATTGGGAGCAAAGCACTAGGACAGGCATTATAACTACTTCTACAAATGAGATAACAGGCATTTCTGTTGAAAGCTCTCAAGATGGTAACCCTAAAATCATACTAACCACAAATGCTGCTATAGAATATAGTGAAAGGTTTATGTCAGAGCCGGATAGACTAGTTATAGATATAAACAATAGCAGGTTGAGCATTAGTGATAAAAGCATAGTGGATTCCAATGGTTTGGTACATATAAACGTAAACAAATCGCCTGTAAAAAGCGTAAGATTGGCTCAGTTTTCAGATAATCCTCAAATCATTAGATTAGTCATTGATTTAGATGGGAAAATAGATTACAATATTATAGCATCTGATGACGAGAAGTTAGTGACAATTTCATTTTTAAATAATGTAAAAAATATTAGCTCAAAGAGGATTAATGGTCGAAATGCTGTAGTTATAGAAAATACAGAGGAAGCTAAATATAATATGTTTAGACTTTCAAACCCAGAAAGAGTAGTAATAGATATTTTAGATTCGAAATTGTGGACAGACAGTCTTCAAATAGATGTGGACAATGAATTTATTCATAGGATTCGTTCTTCACAATTTAAACCTAATAATGGGTCTAACAATGATAAGATTGTAAGAGTAGTACTAGATATTAAAGAAATTGAAGAAAATGCAAATGTTATGGTAGATTATAGAAATAAAGACATTGTCGTATTTGTAGATGATGGGAACTATAAGAATATTGCTTATTCTAATGAAAGTAAGGATGAAGGCATCATAGAAATATCCTTAGAAAAAAATAGGGATTATGCAATTGACTACAATGAAAAAAGCAGACATATGGAAATCAAAATAGACAAGGATGCTGTAGATATAGAAAATGGAATAATGACAATAAACGATGAAAATATTTCAAGCATAATAGTAGATGAAGAGGAAGAATATAAAAAAATAACAATAAGCTTTAAAGGGAAAATAGATTATAATCTATCTTCAGAATTAGATAGCTCTATCATAAAAATACTATTTAAGAAGATAGAAGAAAACAATGGTTCTAAGCTTATTGTAATAGATGCAGGACATGGAGGAAAGGACCCTGGAACTACAGGGCCAATTTCTAAGGTAAAAGAAAAAGACCTAAACTTAAAAGTTGCATTAAAGCTTGATCGAAAGCTCAGAGAGCTAGGTTTTAGAACTATATTGACAAGGGATAAGGATGAATGGATAGACCTTTATGAAAGGGCAGATATTGCTAATAGAAATGACGCAGATGCGTTTGTTAGTATACACTTTAATTCAAATAAAGACAAAGAAATAGCAGGGATACAAACCTACTACTGTCCAGCCTTTAGTAGTGAGATGAAAGAGGGAGACAATTATCCTTTTGCTAAAGCTATCCATGATGCAATGCTAAGCGGTCTTAATTCTAAGGATAAGGACATTATCAAGAAACCGGAATTTGTAGTTGTTAGAGAAACTAAAATGGTTGCTGTGTTGTTAGAGCTTGGCTTTGTCACTAATCCAGCAGAAGAACAGCTTCTAATAACAGATGCATACCATGAAAAAGCAGCTCAAGCTATAGCTAATGGTATAGTGAAATACTTTAATGAAATAGGGAAATAA
- a CDS encoding hydroxymyristoyl-ACP dehydratase — protein MSINCSEKCIYENEGICTLNHIIISSGNISSGCPYFKNKTSSKSLDNSKS, from the coding sequence ATGAGTATAAACTGCTCAGAAAAATGCATTTATGAAAATGAAGGAATATGTACCTTAAACCACATAATCATATCATCAGGAAATATATCTTCTGGATGTCCCTATTTTAAAAATAAAACTAGTTCTAAAAGCTTAGATAATTCAAAATCATAA